The nucleotide sequence CCCCCAACCGCCGGATTTGGAGTCCGGTGCTCTACCAATTGAGCCACTGGCCTTCGCAATCTTCTTTTGTCTCTCCCCTATGCGGGGGACTATTCGATCACCTCGGTAACGACCCCGGCACCTACTGTCCGGCCACCCTCGCGAATGGCGAAGCGAAGTTCTTTCTCCATTGCGATGGGCTGAATCAA is from Nitrospinaceae bacterium and encodes:
- a CDS encoding elongation factor Tu, whose amino-acid sequence is LIQPIAMEKELRFAIREGGRTVGAGVVTEVIE